One segment of Pseudoalteromonas rubra DNA contains the following:
- the fba gene encoding class II fructose-bisphosphate aldolase (catalyzes the reversible aldol condensation of dihydroxyacetonephosphate and glyceraldehyde 3-phosphate in the Calvin cycle, glycolysis, and/or gluconeogenesis), translating into MALISMRQLLDHAAEHGYGVPAFNVNNQEQMRAIMEAADKTNSPVIVQGSAGARKYAGAPFIRHMILAAVEEWPHIPVVMHQDHGTSPGVCQRSIQLGFSSVMMDGSLMEDGKTPSSYEYNVDVTRRTVEMAHAGGVSVEGELGVLGSLETGEAGEEDGIGAVGKLSHDQLLTDPEEAADFVKKTGVDALAIACGTSHGAYKFTRPPTGDILAINRIKEIHARIPNTHLVMHGSSSVPQEWLAVINEFGGEIPETYGVPVEQIVEGIKHGVRKVNIDTDLRLAATGAIRRHLAHNPANFDPRKYLAEATKAMTEICVARYEAFGTAGHASRIKPISLDDMHLKYLSGELDPQIK; encoded by the coding sequence ATGGCTTTAATCAGTATGCGTCAATTGCTGGATCATGCCGCAGAGCATGGTTACGGCGTTCCTGCCTTTAACGTAAACAACCAAGAGCAAATGCGCGCTATTATGGAAGCGGCAGATAAAACCAATAGTCCGGTTATTGTTCAGGGCTCGGCAGGCGCACGTAAGTACGCAGGGGCACCGTTTATTCGCCATATGATTTTGGCCGCAGTAGAAGAATGGCCGCACATTCCGGTTGTTATGCACCAGGATCACGGTACCTCTCCGGGCGTCTGTCAGCGTTCAATTCAGCTTGGCTTTTCATCGGTCATGATGGATGGTTCTTTGATGGAAGATGGTAAAACACCATCAAGCTATGAGTACAATGTTGATGTAACGCGACGCACTGTAGAAATGGCACACGCTGGTGGTGTATCTGTTGAGGGTGAGCTGGGTGTACTGGGTTCATTAGAAACGGGTGAAGCTGGTGAAGAGGATGGCATTGGTGCAGTAGGTAAATTGTCTCATGATCAACTGCTGACCGATCCTGAAGAAGCGGCTGACTTCGTCAAGAAAACAGGTGTTGACGCACTGGCTATTGCCTGTGGTACGTCTCATGGTGCATACAAGTTTACGCGTCCACCAACGGGTGACATCCTTGCAATCAATCGCATCAAAGAGATCCACGCACGTATCCCGAATACCCATTTGGTTATGCACGGTTCTTCATCGGTGCCTCAGGAGTGGCTGGCCGTTATCAATGAGTTTGGCGGTGAGATCCCTGAGACGTATGGTGTACCAGTTGAGCAGATCGTTGAAGGCATCAAGCACGGTGTGCGTAAGGTCAACATTGACACCGATTTACGTTTAGCTGCGACTGGCGCCATTCGCCGTCACCTGGCACATAACCCGGCTAACTTTGATCCTCGTAAGTACCTTGCTGAAGCAACGAAAGCGATGACAGAGATTTGTGTTGCGCGTTACGAAGCGTTTGGTACTGCAGGTCATGCAAGCCGCATTAAGCCAATCTCTTTGGATGATATGCACCTGAAATATCTGTCAGGTGAGCTGGATCCCCAGATCAAATAA
- a CDS encoding phosphoglycerate kinase, whose translation MSVIKMADLDLNGKRVLIREDLNVPVKEGKVTSDARIRASLPTIKLALEKGAKVMVMSHLGRPTEGEYDAQYSLQPVVDYLNDALEQNVRLVDNYLDGVDIADNEVVVFENVRFNVGEKKNDEALSKKLAALCDVYVMDAFGTAHRAQASTHGVGLFADVACAGPLLAAELDALGKALDNPARPLVAIVGGSKVSTKLTVLDSLSKVVDQLVTGGGIANTFIAAAGNPVGKSLYEPDLIDEANKLSDAARANDGDIPVPTDVVVGDEFSESAVAQIKDVAEVRDTDMIFDIGPDTANTLGKIIANAGTVVWNGPVGVFEFDQFGNGTEAIANAIAKSNAFSIAGGGDTLAAIDKYGVADEISYISTGGGAFLEFLEGKKLPAVAMLEQRAKA comes from the coding sequence ATGTCAGTCATTAAGATGGCGGATTTAGATTTAAACGGCAAACGCGTTCTGATCCGTGAAGATCTTAACGTACCGGTGAAAGAAGGTAAGGTTACATCAGATGCCCGTATCAGAGCGTCTTTACCTACCATCAAGCTTGCCCTGGAAAAAGGTGCCAAGGTTATGGTTATGTCTCACCTGGGTCGCCCAACGGAAGGGGAATACGATGCGCAGTATTCACTACAACCAGTTGTTGATTATCTAAACGACGCATTAGAGCAAAATGTGCGTCTGGTCGATAACTATCTGGATGGCGTTGATATCGCAGACAATGAAGTTGTGGTATTCGAAAACGTTCGCTTCAATGTTGGTGAAAAGAAGAACGATGAAGCGCTGTCTAAGAAGCTGGCGGCACTCTGTGATGTGTATGTGATGGATGCATTTGGCACGGCACACCGTGCTCAGGCATCAACACATGGCGTTGGCTTGTTTGCTGATGTTGCGTGTGCAGGTCCATTACTGGCGGCTGAGCTGGATGCACTGGGCAAAGCCCTTGATAATCCTGCACGTCCTTTGGTTGCTATTGTAGGTGGATCTAAAGTGTCGACTAAGCTGACGGTACTTGATTCATTATCTAAAGTGGTTGATCAATTGGTTACCGGTGGCGGGATTGCAAATACTTTTATCGCCGCAGCGGGTAACCCGGTAGGTAAATCTCTGTATGAACCGGACCTGATTGATGAAGCGAACAAATTGAGCGATGCAGCACGCGCCAATGACGGAGATATCCCTGTACCAACTGACGTGGTGGTTGGTGATGAATTCTCTGAGTCTGCGGTTGCACAGATCAAAGATGTTGCGGAAGTACGTGACACTGACATGATCTTCGATATTGGTCCAGATACAGCCAATACCTTGGGTAAAATCATTGCCAACGCTGGTACTGTGGTTTGGAATGGTCCTGTTGGTGTATTTGAATTCGATCAATTCGGTAATGGTACTGAAGCGATTGCCAATGCGATTGCGAAGTCTAACGCTTTCTCAATTGCTGGCGGTGGTGATACCCTTGCCGCGATCGATAAATACGGCGTTGCAGATGAAATCTCATACATCTCGACAGGTGGTGGTGCGTTTTTAGAGTTCCTTGAGGGGAAAAAACTGCCAGCAGTCGCTATGCTTGAACAAAGAGCGAAAGCGTAA